A window from Fusarium musae strain F31 chromosome 8, whole genome shotgun sequence encodes these proteins:
- a CDS encoding hypothetical protein (EggNog:ENOG41): MKLQIPLFVLFATVAQAQWKGCSNPWPNITPGTQYTLKDKCRNLAGYPKKFQDIEVTVTYTQQWSRLASKTKTAVNPILKESIEKSMEASRKFAKLPSRIVVILTTESTEDFTAETYYPNLRKPPCQIKLLKRWTTEATTNKPRVLQALAHEIYHCIQSLGKIGNHPDPQWVREGSANYFSNLVFPDSNAEWPDKKHSGVAYKPNLLIYAHVSLEAYATSILFQAQDEMNEDELNKFVLATPGGSSGVQERTRLSHLSGFTDELFIFAKGFALQQIKNTNGDLIPIDKINPVSASIKFDKAGTTGTATLTNTPFTISVFKIAIDPGRTAKLYSSADDNQKLAYRKSDAKSWTDMATDSSSGRTIDLACDGKNTKQTYMVLFISTKDVRSDKVKITVATAEDTVRRERILPG; the protein is encoded by the exons ATGAAACTGCAGATCCCACTCTTCGTCCTCTTTGCAACTGTTGCACAAGCCCAGTGGAAGGGTTGTTCCAATCCCTGGCCCAACATAACCCCCGGCACACAATATACCCTCAAGGATAAATGTCGCAACTTAGCAGGTTATCCAAAGAAATTTCAAGATATAGAAGTCACCGTGACGTATACACAGCAATGGAGCCGTCTAGCCAGCAAGACCAAAACAGCTGTAAACCCAATCCTCAAAGAATCTATCGAGAAAAGCATGGAAGCCTCCCGCAAATTTGCAAAGCTTCCATCGAGAATTGTAGTCATTTTGACAACAGAAAGCACCGAAGACTTCACAGCAGAGACTTACTATCCTAATCTTAGGAAGCCGCCGTGTCAGATCAAGTTGCTCAAGAGATGGACCACCGAAGCAACAACTAATAAACCTCGGGTACTACAGGCTCTTGCACACGAGATATATCATTGCATACAGAGTCTCGGGAAAATTGGGAACCATCCTGATCCGCAATGGGTTCGTGAGGGCTCTGCAAACTATTTCAGTAACCTCGTCTTTCCTGACTCCAATGCCGAATGGCCTGATAAGAAGCATAGCGGCGTCGCGTATAAGCCGAATCTGCTAATCTATGCACATGTTAGTTTAGAAGCCTACGCGACCAGCATTCTTTTTCAAGCGCAAGACGAAATGAATGAGGATGAGTTGAACAAATTTGTTCTGGCAACGCCTGGAGGATCAAGCGGGGTCCAAGAACGAACTCGACTTTCACATCTATCAGGATTTACGGACGAGCTTTTCATTTTCGCAAAAGGTTTCGCACTACAGCAGATCAAAAATACCAACGGAGATCTCATTCCGATCGATAAAATCAACCCCGTTTCTGCCTCAATCAAGTTTGACAAAGCGGGCACTACCGGCACCGCAACGCTCACAAACACGCCGTTCACTATTTCGGTCTTCAAAATAGCTATCGACCCCGGGAGGACAGCAAAGCTTTACTCATCGGCGGACGATAACCAGAAGCTTGCTTACCGAAAGTCAGACGCCAAATCGTGGACCGACATGGCCACCGATTCCTCTTCTGGACGCACTATTGATCTTGCATGCGATGGGAAAAACACTAAACAGACATACATGGTTTTATTCATCTCAACGAAGGATGTGAGGAGTGATAAAGTTAAAATCACGGTTGCGACGG CGGAGGATACTGTCCGAAGGGAACGCATTCTTCCAGGATAG